One region of Nevskia ramosa DSM 11499 genomic DNA includes:
- a CDS encoding molybdopterin-containing oxidoreductase family protein, producing MPTQLLNDATVIGACPHDCPDTCSMRVLVQDGKVTGVQGNPVHPFTQGRLCAKTNHYQERVYHADRILHPLRRTGPKGSGEFERISWDEALATIGEKWRAIIADDGPTAILPYSYLGTQGLVNGLTVGDPFFNKLGATVSERSFCDSGASTAYVMTVGPTPGMDPESFQHSRLIILWACNMLSTNAHMWPFVDRAKKNGAKVIVIDPVKTGTSAMADQHIRVRPGTDGALALALIHVIIREGLVDQDYVDRYTIGFEELAEHVAPYTPEFAAQETGIDAEVIRSLAREYATAQPSAIRIGVAIERSAGGGQLVRALACLPALVGAWRKPGGGLLQLPLWAFPVRWDVLHRADLATPGTRVVNQWQLGRALTGDLKLDPPVRSLFVYNSNPLVVAPNQLLLKEGLAREDLFTVVSEQFLTDTARYADIVLPATTQVEQVDLMFSWGHLYLTLNRQAIAPLGESVANAELFRRLATTMGFEDPFFYRSDEQIMRDAMDWASPAMQGITMESLEEQGWARLNLPAADVFAPHAQGGFPTPSGKVELKASMAAGGNFVLPTFRQGSNDHQDGSPVPALPTYRPPNESGGGEQRRPARYPLAMMSPKSHSFLNSTYCNLRRQASREGEQKLFLHPSDATVRGIRSDDVVRVHNDRGSFVAVAKVGDEAMPGVVIAPMGHWIASSRAQATPAALNPTALADLGGAPTFSDNRVEVGLA from the coding sequence ATGCCGACCCAGCTCTTGAACGACGCCACGGTGATCGGCGCCTGTCCCCACGATTGTCCGGACACCTGCTCGATGCGGGTCTTGGTGCAGGACGGCAAGGTGACCGGTGTCCAGGGCAACCCGGTGCATCCGTTCACGCAAGGCCGTTTGTGCGCGAAGACCAATCACTATCAGGAGCGCGTCTACCACGCTGACCGGATATTGCATCCGCTGCGCCGCACCGGGCCCAAGGGCTCGGGCGAGTTCGAGCGCATTTCCTGGGATGAAGCGCTCGCCACCATCGGCGAGAAATGGAGGGCGATCATCGCCGACGACGGCCCGACCGCGATCCTGCCGTACAGCTATCTCGGCACCCAGGGGCTGGTCAACGGCCTCACCGTCGGTGATCCTTTCTTCAACAAACTCGGCGCGACCGTTTCGGAGCGCAGCTTCTGCGACTCAGGTGCGTCCACTGCTTATGTGATGACCGTGGGACCGACGCCAGGCATGGATCCGGAAAGCTTCCAGCACTCGCGCCTGATCATCCTCTGGGCTTGCAACATGCTCAGCACCAACGCCCACATGTGGCCGTTCGTGGACCGGGCGAAGAAGAACGGCGCCAAGGTGATCGTCATCGACCCGGTCAAGACCGGCACCTCGGCGATGGCGGACCAGCACATCAGAGTGCGCCCCGGCACCGACGGCGCACTGGCGCTCGCGTTGATCCACGTGATCATCCGCGAAGGTCTGGTCGACCAGGATTACGTCGACCGTTACACCATCGGCTTCGAAGAGCTTGCCGAGCACGTGGCGCCGTATACGCCCGAATTCGCGGCGCAGGAAACCGGAATCGACGCCGAGGTGATCCGCAGCTTGGCCCGCGAGTACGCCACCGCGCAGCCATCGGCGATCCGCATCGGCGTGGCGATCGAACGCTCGGCAGGTGGCGGGCAATTGGTCCGCGCCCTCGCCTGTCTGCCGGCACTGGTCGGCGCCTGGCGCAAACCGGGTGGTGGCTTGCTGCAGTTGCCGCTGTGGGCGTTTCCGGTTCGCTGGGACGTGCTGCACCGTGCCGATCTGGCGACACCCGGCACCCGCGTCGTCAACCAGTGGCAGCTCGGCCGCGCGCTGACCGGCGACCTCAAGCTTGATCCGCCGGTCCGTTCGCTGTTCGTCTACAACAGCAACCCGCTGGTGGTGGCGCCCAACCAGTTGCTGCTCAAGGAAGGCCTGGCGCGCGAAGACCTGTTCACCGTCGTCAGCGAGCAGTTTCTGACCGATACGGCGCGCTACGCCGACATCGTGCTGCCGGCGACCACGCAGGTTGAACAGGTGGATCTGATGTTCTCCTGGGGTCATCTGTATCTCACCCTGAACCGGCAGGCGATCGCGCCGCTGGGAGAATCCGTGGCCAACGCGGAACTGTTCCGTCGGCTTGCCACCACCATGGGTTTCGAAGATCCGTTTTTTTATCGCAGCGATGAACAGATCATGCGCGATGCGATGGATTGGGCCAGTCCCGCGATGCAAGGCATCACCATGGAGTCTCTGGAAGAACAGGGCTGGGCACGCCTGAATCTGCCGGCGGCAGACGTATTCGCGCCGCATGCGCAGGGTGGCTTCCCGACGCCATCGGGCAAGGTGGAGCTGAAGGCGTCGATGGCCGCCGGCGGCAACTTCGTGCTGCCGACTTTCCGCCAGGGATCGAACGATCATCAGGATGGCTCGCCGGTGCCGGCGCTGCCGACCTATCGGCCGCCGAATGAATCCGGTGGCGGCGAACAGCGGCGCCCTGCCCGCTATCCGCTGGCGATGATGTCGCCGAAGAGCCATTCCTTCCTCAACTCGACCTACTGCAATCTTCGCCGGCAGGCTTCGCGCGAAGGCGAGCAGAAGCTGTTTCTTCATCCGTCCGACGCCACTGTGCGCGGCATCCGCAGTGACGACGTGGTCCGCGTGCACAACGATCGCGGCTCGTTCGTGGCAGTTGCCAAGGTCGGCGATGAGGCAATGCCGGGCGTGGTCATCGCGCCGATGGGTCACTGGATCGCCAGCTCGCGCGCGCAGGCCACTCCCGCTGCGCTGAATCCCACGGCCCTCGCCGACTTGGGCGGCGCACCGACGTTCTCCGACAATCGCGTCGAAGTGGGGCTGGCCTAA
- the purF gene encoding amidophosphoribosyltransferase, producing the protein MCGIVGIVAKSQVNQEIYDGLTMLQHRGQDAAGIITSEGDRLYLHKENGLVRDVFHKDEYMVRLRGNMGIGHVRYPTAGTATSAEAQPFYTNTPFGVSLAHNGNLTNAEQLKQELFAEDRRHLNTDSDSEVLLNVFAHELMMMGSPRVSPEDVFEAVSRVHIRARGAYAVVAMISGYGVVGFRDPNGIRPVVYGRREGPHGMDYMIASESVALDAAGFELIADIAPGEAVWITLDGEIHVRQCAINPSYSPCIFEHVYLARPDSVMDKIYVYKARLRMGIKLAEKILREWPDHDIDVVIPIPDTSRVAGAELAARLNVNYREGFIKNRYIGRTFIMPGQAQRKKSVRQKLNPIPVEFRGKNVLLVDDSIVRGTTSQEIIQMARDAGARKVYFASAAPPVRYPNVYGIDMPSVTELVAHGRTHGELETLLGADRLIYQDLEDLIEAVRHKHSKIVNFDCSVFTGQYVTQDIDDNYLNQLELFRSDSAKEARRIRGGNVVIELHNARQAR; encoded by the coding sequence ATGTGCGGGATTGTCGGAATCGTTGCCAAGAGTCAGGTCAACCAGGAAATCTACGATGGCCTGACGATGCTTCAGCATCGTGGCCAGGATGCCGCCGGCATCATCACCAGCGAAGGTGATCGCCTGTATCTGCACAAGGAGAACGGGCTGGTTCGCGACGTTTTCCACAAGGACGAATACATGGTTCGCCTGCGCGGCAACATGGGCATCGGCCATGTTCGCTATCCGACCGCCGGCACCGCAACCTCGGCCGAAGCGCAGCCGTTCTACACCAACACCCCGTTCGGCGTGTCACTGGCCCACAACGGCAACCTGACCAACGCCGAGCAGCTGAAGCAGGAACTGTTTGCCGAAGATCGCCGGCATCTGAACACCGATTCCGATTCCGAAGTGCTGCTCAACGTCTTCGCCCACGAGCTGATGATGATGGGCTCGCCACGGGTGTCGCCAGAAGACGTGTTCGAGGCCGTATCCCGCGTCCACATTCGCGCGCGCGGTGCCTACGCCGTCGTGGCGATGATCAGCGGTTACGGCGTGGTCGGTTTCCGCGATCCAAACGGCATCCGTCCCGTGGTCTATGGCCGTCGTGAAGGTCCGCACGGCATGGACTACATGATCGCCTCGGAATCGGTCGCGCTCGATGCCGCCGGCTTCGAGCTGATTGCCGACATCGCCCCGGGCGAAGCGGTATGGATCACGCTCGACGGCGAGATTCATGTTCGCCAGTGCGCCATCAATCCGAGCTATTCACCGTGCATCTTCGAGCACGTCTATCTGGCCCGCCCGGACTCGGTGATGGACAAGATCTACGTCTACAAGGCGCGGCTGCGGATGGGCATCAAGCTCGCCGAAAAGATCCTCCGCGAGTGGCCGGATCACGACATCGACGTGGTGATCCCGATTCCGGACACCTCGCGCGTGGCCGGTGCCGAGCTGGCCGCGCGCCTGAACGTCAACTACCGCGAAGGCTTCATCAAGAACCGCTACATCGGCCGCACCTTCATCATGCCGGGCCAGGCTCAGCGCAAGAAAAGCGTGCGCCAGAAGCTGAATCCGATCCCGGTCGAGTTCCGTGGCAAGAACGTGCTGCTGGTCGACGACTCGATCGTGCGCGGCACCACCAGCCAGGAAATCATCCAGATGGCCCGCGACGCTGGCGCCCGCAAGGTCTACTTCGCTTCGGCCGCACCGCCGGTGCGCTATCCGAACGTCTACGGCATCGACATGCCGTCGGTCACCGAACTGGTCGCTCACGGCCGTACCCATGGCGAACTGGAAACCCTGCTCGGCGCCGATCGCCTGATCTACCAGGATCTCGAAGACCTGATCGAAGCCGTGCGCCACAAGCATTCGAAGATCGTCAACTTCGACTGCTCGGTGTTCACCGGCCAGTACGTGACCCAGGATATCGACGACAACTACCTGAACCAGCTCGAGCTGTTCCGCTCGGATTCAGCGAAGGAAGCGCGCCGCATCCGTGGCGGCAACGTGGTCATCGAACTGCACAACGCGCGGCAGGCCCGGTAA
- a CDS encoding M48 family metalloprotease: MRKTFLSLAIAALAFVSAVSNAEQPIIDLPEIGNPADLALSPAEENEIGQQVAAELYYYNYVLEDIEIGEYLTALGWRLAAFGTEKPPAFNFFLIADPRINAFALPGAYIGVNAGLLLAANSESEVAGVMAHEEAHVTQRHAARGQNDDQVATIATWAAVIAAIIAGSANPNIVIGALSLGQGINYNRQVSYTRSNEFEADRIGIRTLAAAGFDPNGMATFFAKLEQQTRLYGNRLPEILLTHPVNSTRIAEASARAASYQKRDVKNSPDFEIMRARIRVLMADSASEIAAFFEGELNAGKLTPENQYGLAMALQMQEHYDEAQAALEPLLKAGSKAVSVPLLEARILIGQGKTNEGLALLEKTLNGVPRHPPAILAYADALIAANRPDEARRVLLSHEQALGTRIDTYRLLAAAARASGNVAEAQYQQCLYYYGRGDVRGALQQLNAGLRVASITTQDRSRLSAKRQEILETIPKDQLRRLQRE; the protein is encoded by the coding sequence ATGCGCAAAACCTTCCTTTCGCTGGCCATCGCTGCGCTGGCGTTCGTCAGTGCCGTCAGCAACGCCGAGCAGCCGATCATCGATCTGCCCGAGATCGGCAACCCCGCTGATCTGGCCTTGTCGCCCGCGGAAGAAAACGAGATCGGCCAGCAGGTTGCAGCCGAGCTTTACTACTACAACTACGTGCTTGAAGACATCGAGATCGGTGAGTACCTCACCGCACTCGGCTGGCGTCTGGCCGCCTTCGGGACCGAGAAACCGCCCGCCTTCAATTTCTTCCTGATCGCCGATCCGCGCATCAACGCCTTCGCGCTGCCAGGCGCATACATCGGCGTCAACGCTGGCCTGCTGCTGGCGGCGAACAGCGAGAGCGAAGTGGCCGGCGTCATGGCGCATGAAGAAGCGCACGTCACCCAGCGCCATGCCGCACGCGGCCAGAACGACGATCAGGTCGCCACCATCGCCACCTGGGCAGCGGTGATCGCTGCGATCATCGCCGGTTCCGCGAACCCGAACATCGTCATCGGCGCGTTGTCTCTGGGCCAGGGCATCAACTACAACCGTCAGGTCAGCTACACGCGTTCGAACGAGTTCGAGGCGGATCGCATCGGTATCCGCACCTTGGCCGCTGCTGGCTTTGACCCGAACGGCATGGCCACCTTCTTCGCCAAGCTCGAACAGCAGACGCGCCTGTACGGCAATCGTCTGCCTGAAATCCTGCTGACCCATCCCGTCAACTCGACGCGTATCGCCGAAGCATCGGCCCGCGCGGCGAGCTACCAGAAGCGCGACGTCAAGAACTCACCGGACTTCGAGATCATGCGGGCGCGCATTCGCGTGCTGATGGCCGATTCGGCAAGCGAGATCGCGGCGTTCTTCGAAGGCGAACTGAACGCCGGCAAGCTGACCCCGGAGAACCAGTACGGGCTGGCCATGGCATTGCAGATGCAGGAGCACTACGACGAAGCACAGGCTGCGCTGGAACCCTTGCTGAAAGCGGGATCGAAAGCTGTCAGCGTGCCGCTGCTCGAAGCTCGAATCCTGATCGGCCAGGGCAAGACCAATGAAGGGCTGGCCTTGCTGGAGAAGACGCTGAACGGCGTGCCGCGTCATCCGCCTGCCATCCTCGCCTATGCCGATGCACTGATTGCCGCGAACCGCCCCGATGAAGCGCGGCGCGTGCTGCTGTCGCACGAACAGGCACTCGGCACCCGCATCGACACCTATCGTCTGCTGGCCGCGGCGGCCCGCGCATCCGGCAACGTTGCCGAAGCGCAGTATCAGCAGTGCCTGTACTACTACGGTCGCGGCGATGTGCGCGGCGCCTTGCAGCAGTTGAATGCGGGTTTGCGGGTGGCCAGCATCACGACCCAGGATCGCTCACGCCTCAGCGCCAAGCGTCAGGAAATTCTCGAGACCATTCCGAAGGATCAGCTGCGCCGGCTGCAGCGCGAGTAA
- a CDS encoding alpha/beta hydrolase: protein MATTLEVRFDSGDAWCSASLYRPDGSGPHPVIVMGHGLGGLRQMRLPAFAERFVDAGYACLVFDYRHFGSSGGEPRQLLDIKRQLQDWQSALRYVRGRAELNSAKIVLWGSSFGGGHVLVAAADDGKVAAVVSQCPFTDGLSSAMAANPISSAKVTALAALDKLGASFGRAPIMVALAGQPGAAALMTAPDCEPGYLRLVPPGLAFQNQVAARFGLDIVRYFPGRRTSDITCPVLFCVCETDTVAPAKATLRHARKAPKGEIKRYRDGHFDIYVGEGFERVVGDQIEFLRRHIPTA from the coding sequence ATGGCCACGACCCTCGAAGTCCGCTTCGACTCCGGCGATGCCTGGTGCAGCGCCTCGCTTTACCGGCCAGACGGCTCCGGCCCGCATCCGGTAATCGTCATGGGCCATGGCCTCGGCGGCCTGCGGCAGATGCGCCTGCCGGCGTTTGCCGAGCGCTTCGTCGACGCCGGTTACGCCTGTCTGGTGTTCGACTACCGGCACTTCGGTAGCAGCGGTGGCGAACCGCGCCAGCTGCTCGATATCAAGCGGCAGTTGCAGGACTGGCAATCAGCCCTGCGCTACGTGCGTGGTCGCGCGGAGTTGAACAGCGCGAAGATCGTTCTCTGGGGATCATCCTTCGGCGGTGGTCACGTGCTGGTCGCCGCTGCCGACGATGGCAAGGTCGCAGCAGTGGTTTCCCAATGTCCGTTCACTGACGGCCTGTCTTCCGCGATGGCGGCCAACCCGATCAGTTCGGCGAAGGTCACGGCGCTCGCAGCACTGGACAAGCTCGGAGCGTCCTTCGGGCGAGCACCGATCATGGTCGCGCTTGCTGGCCAGCCCGGTGCGGCGGCGCTGATGACGGCGCCGGACTGCGAACCGGGCTACCTGCGGCTGGTGCCGCCGGGCCTTGCCTTCCAGAACCAGGTCGCGGCGCGCTTCGGCCTAGACATCGTGCGGTATTTCCCCGGCCGCCGAACGAGCGACATCACTTGCCCGGTGCTGTTCTGCGTCTGCGAAACCGACACCGTGGCGCCGGCCAAGGCGACCTTGCGCCATGCGCGCAAGGCACCGAAGGGCGAGATCAAGCGCTATCGCGATGGTCACTTCGACATCTATGTCGGCGAAGGCTTCGAGCGAGTGGTCGGCGATCAGATCGAGTTCCTGCGGCGGCACATCCCGACGGCCTGA
- a CDS encoding AraC family transcriptional regulator has protein sequence MGKPLHRRVVPESFVQLVYEYLDARGHSPEAVLGEPWPAAQGGGVAVERWAGMLDRAAQHLDDPLLGLHLGQTITPRHLGVLGYVLLACHNLAAALERLERYQRLVFDVIPMSSRPGPGWVELVWDSSQFHPGRLVGENGLTVVTAFCRSMVRTPVSPLLVHFTSPGPADVRPYEDYFRCPVMFGQPEALLRVSLDTLALPLKSPDAGLIAVMERHADQLLEQLPQEDAVVEQVRKATAYLLHAGEPDIEAVSAQLRCASRTLQRRLKAAGTGFREELGLVRRELAESYLRDPGLQIVDIALLLGYSEHSAFTRAYREWTGMTPQQGREKIITH, from the coding sequence GTGGGAAAACCGCTGCATCGGCGTGTGGTTCCGGAATCCTTCGTGCAGCTGGTGTACGAATATCTCGACGCGCGCGGCCATTCGCCGGAGGCGGTACTTGGCGAGCCCTGGCCTGCCGCGCAGGGTGGTGGCGTCGCAGTGGAACGCTGGGCCGGCATGCTGGATCGGGCTGCGCAGCATCTCGACGATCCCCTGCTCGGCCTGCATCTCGGCCAGACCATCACGCCGCGACACCTCGGCGTGCTCGGCTACGTGCTGCTGGCCTGCCACAACCTGGCCGCGGCGCTGGAGCGCCTGGAGCGTTACCAGCGCCTGGTTTTCGACGTCATTCCGATGAGCAGTCGCCCAGGCCCCGGCTGGGTGGAATTGGTCTGGGACAGCTCGCAGTTCCATCCCGGCCGGCTGGTCGGCGAGAACGGCCTGACCGTGGTGACGGCGTTCTGCCGCAGTATGGTTCGCACGCCGGTGTCGCCCTTGCTGGTGCACTTCACCAGTCCCGGCCCCGCCGATGTGCGGCCTTACGAGGACTACTTCCGCTGCCCGGTGATGTTCGGTCAACCGGAAGCACTACTGCGGGTCAGCCTGGACACGCTGGCGCTACCGCTGAAGAGCCCGGATGCCGGCCTGATCGCGGTGATGGAGCGCCACGCCGATCAGCTGCTGGAGCAACTGCCGCAGGAAGACGCCGTCGTCGAGCAGGTCCGCAAGGCCACCGCCTACCTGCTGCACGCGGGCGAGCCGGACATCGAAGCGGTATCGGCGCAGCTCCGCTGTGCATCGCGAACACTGCAGCGCCGGCTCAAGGCAGCGGGCACGGGCTTCCGCGAAGAGCTGGGTCTGGTGCGTCGGGAACTTGCCGAATCCTACCTGCGTGATCCGGGATTGCAGATCGTCGATATCGCGCTGCTGCTCGGCTATTCCGAGCACAGCGCTTTCACCCGCGCCTATCGGGAATGGACCGGGATGACGCCGCAGCAGGGGCGCGAAAAAATCATCACGCATTGA
- a CDS encoding DUF2505 domain-containing protein, with the protein MEFSNEQVMPAPLERVEKMYWDLAFVPRKYRELGLQDIEVVSQKKEGRELQICCNFKMKPSIELPKIAQKFVRGGEALAVTQTDTWDMQTRTGRLDIVIHAFKTVTIRCDMKLEAHPQGAVNRMRWKIESSMPLIGGTIAKILAQDIQSKFKDDAAAANRVLKDY; encoded by the coding sequence ATGGAATTCAGCAACGAGCAAGTCATGCCCGCGCCGCTCGAGCGCGTCGAGAAGATGTATTGGGATCTCGCCTTCGTGCCGCGCAAGTACCGGGAACTGGGCCTGCAGGACATCGAGGTGGTGTCCCAGAAAAAGGAGGGCCGCGAGCTTCAAATCTGCTGCAACTTCAAGATGAAGCCCAGCATCGAACTGCCCAAGATCGCCCAGAAGTTTGTCCGCGGCGGCGAAGCGCTGGCCGTTACCCAGACCGATACCTGGGACATGCAGACGCGAACCGGCCGTCTGGACATCGTCATCCACGCCTTCAAGACCGTGACCATCCGCTGCGACATGAAGCTGGAAGCGCACCCGCAAGGCGCGGTCAATCGCATGCGCTGGAAGATCGAAAGCTCGATGCCGCTGATCGGCGGCACGATCGCGAAGATTCTCGCTCAGGACATCCAGAGCAAGTTCAAGGACGATGCCGCTGCCGCCAACCGGGTTCTAAAGGACTACTGA
- a CDS encoding ferredoxin family protein, giving the protein MPHVVTDNCEACRYTECVSICPVDCFHGSGQRLYIDPDVCIDCAACVPVCPVKAIIDSFDVETGAEALVELNRHWSRELPVIDEKVPPLPTAEDRRQALGY; this is encoded by the coding sequence ATGCCACACGTCGTCACCGACAACTGCGAAGCCTGCCGCTACACCGAATGCGTGAGCATCTGCCCGGTCGATTGCTTCCATGGCTCCGGACAGCGTCTGTACATCGATCCCGATGTCTGCATCGACTGTGCGGCTTGTGTGCCGGTGTGTCCGGTCAAGGCGATCATCGATAGCTTCGATGTCGAGACCGGCGCCGAAGCACTGGTCGAACTCAATCGCCACTGGTCACGCGAGCTTCCGGTGATCGACGAAAAAGTACCGCCGCTGCCGACGGCCGAAGACCGACGCCAGGCGCTGGGCTACTAA
- a CDS encoding CvpA family protein — MIWVDYVFIAIVAFSLLLGIWRGLVREAISLAALIAAFVLTALYAPDLAHWLEPHIESPLGRILVANVLVFLSVMLVGALVAWLASRIVKGAGLGSFDRMLGGAFGIARGVLVLAVLALVVQLTSLHREPVVQQSKLLPALQPLADDLARIAPDDWLNWLKPANPLRNTDSE; from the coding sequence ATGATCTGGGTCGATTACGTCTTCATCGCCATCGTTGCCTTCTCGCTATTGCTGGGCATCTGGCGTGGCCTCGTCCGCGAGGCCATCAGTCTTGCTGCCTTGATTGCAGCCTTCGTCCTGACGGCGCTATACGCGCCCGATCTCGCCCATTGGCTGGAGCCGCACATCGAATCGCCGCTCGGGCGCATTCTGGTTGCCAACGTTCTGGTCTTCCTGTCGGTGATGCTGGTCGGCGCGCTCGTCGCGTGGCTGGCGTCGCGCATCGTCAAAGGCGCCGGGCTTGGCAGTTTTGATCGCATGCTCGGCGGCGCCTTCGGCATCGCCCGCGGTGTGCTGGTGCTGGCGGTGCTGGCCCTGGTCGTACAACTCACCTCGTTGCATCGCGAGCCAGTCGTTCAGCAATCGAAACTGCTGCCAGCCCTTCAGCCGCTGGCCGATGACCTGGCGCGCATTGCGCCAGATGACTGGCTGAACTGGCTCAAGCCGGCCAACCCGCTGCGAAATACGGATTCGGAGTAA
- a CDS encoding tetratricopeptide repeat protein — MFETLFSWAFLPLGVVLGLAMAKRKTLDRPAPSTPGEPRLDMNLPPRTDTDPIELQMTLGSLFRKRGDFDRAIQLHEAVLARPELTADEGARARLELAQDFLRGGVMDRAEQLLLDLVAAGQHLGEALELLLDLHEQGRDWQQAMRTAAQLQGVQGKSQARRIAHHHCELAENARHDGDLATAHQRAEKALDSDHGCARASLLLASLAEAAKDWKAAIKAYTRAIEQDVRYLPEVLAPMQRCHLESDDVDAYVQFLDDAEADHPDSLAVALAKADILAEQGDNAQAYLATRLMKTPNWRGLLVWIDASMPGFDTASSLTAAYRKRLQGQPRYSCSNCGLKPGVLFWQCPSCKHWATIAPAKEDL; from the coding sequence ATGTTCGAAACGCTGTTCTCCTGGGCTTTCCTGCCACTAGGCGTGGTGCTTGGCTTGGCAATGGCCAAGCGCAAGACGCTGGATCGCCCGGCACCTTCGACACCCGGCGAGCCACGGCTGGACATGAATCTGCCGCCGCGGACCGATACCGATCCGATCGAACTGCAGATGACGCTTGGCAGCCTGTTCCGCAAGCGTGGCGATTTCGATCGCGCCATCCAGCTGCATGAAGCCGTGCTGGCGAGACCCGAACTGACTGCGGACGAAGGGGCTCGTGCACGTCTTGAGCTCGCGCAGGATTTCCTGCGCGGTGGGGTGATGGACCGAGCCGAACAGCTGTTGCTCGACCTGGTCGCCGCTGGCCAGCATCTCGGCGAGGCATTGGAACTGTTGCTCGATCTGCATGAGCAGGGCCGAGACTGGCAGCAGGCGATGCGCACTGCGGCCCAATTGCAGGGTGTTCAGGGCAAATCTCAGGCGCGGCGCATTGCCCATCATCACTGCGAGCTGGCGGAAAACGCCCGCCATGACGGCGATCTCGCAACCGCGCATCAGCGTGCCGAAAAGGCTCTCGACTCTGATCACGGCTGCGCGCGTGCCAGCCTGCTGCTTGCCAGCTTGGCCGAAGCGGCCAAGGACTGGAAGGCGGCAATCAAGGCATACACGCGGGCGATTGAGCAGGACGTCCGGTATCTGCCGGAGGTGCTGGCGCCGATGCAGCGCTGCCACCTCGAAAGCGACGATGTCGACGCTTATGTGCAGTTTCTCGACGATGCCGAAGCCGATCACCCGGATTCGCTGGCCGTGGCGCTGGCCAAGGCCGACATCCTGGCCGAGCAGGGTGACAACGCGCAGGCCTATCTGGCGACCCGGCTGATGAAAACGCCGAACTGGCGTGGCCTGCTGGTCTGGATCGACGCCTCGATGCCCGGTTTCGATACGGCGTCCAGCCTGACCGCGGCGTATCGCAAACGTCTGCAAGGGCAGCCGCGTTACAGCTGCAGCAATTGCGGCTTGAAGCCCGGCGTGCTGTTCTGGCAATGCCCGAGCTGCAAGCACTGGGCGACGATCGCACCAGCGAAGGAAGACCTCTGA
- a CDS encoding SDR family NAD(P)-dependent oxidoreductase — MSRTAFVTGADGFIGVNLVEELLAQGWQVTAMHRADAKLQRLEQLAAQRVIGDVTDHRSLRDAMPANIDVVFHAATNTSLWSRQRIEQLKTNVKGTRNAVRAALETGAGRFIHTSSLVAYGLHGGTVSEDTPSRGLGSTINYVRSKALAEREIRQGISRGLNAVIINPAHVIGPHDEHNWSRVFRMVERGRLPAMPGGGGSFCHVRSVVRAHVAAVDRGRAGANYLLGGADSSYIGLARAIAKLMKVPVRPRSLPLPALRALARLDELMSPLLRREPELTVDAIELLSTTLYCRNAKAVAELGYEPLPLVTLLEDCHRWMTASGRLKSGATET, encoded by the coding sequence ATGAGCCGTACGGCATTCGTGACCGGTGCCGATGGCTTCATCGGCGTCAATCTGGTCGAAGAACTGCTGGCCCAGGGCTGGCAGGTGACGGCCATGCACCGGGCCGATGCCAAGCTGCAGCGACTTGAACAACTGGCCGCGCAGCGTGTCATCGGCGATGTCACCGATCATCGAAGCCTGCGTGACGCGATGCCGGCGAATATCGATGTGGTGTTTCATGCCGCGACCAATACCTCGCTGTGGTCGCGGCAGCGCATCGAGCAGCTCAAGACCAACGTCAAGGGCACGCGCAATGCGGTGCGTGCAGCTTTGGAAACCGGGGCTGGGCGTTTCATCCATACCTCGAGCCTGGTCGCCTACGGTCTGCATGGCGGCACGGTATCCGAAGACACGCCGTCCCGCGGTCTCGGTTCGACGATCAACTACGTGCGCAGCAAGGCGCTCGCCGAGCGCGAGATCAGGCAGGGCATCAGTCGCGGTCTGAACGCCGTGATCATCAATCCGGCCCACGTCATCGGCCCGCATGACGAACACAACTGGTCGCGAGTGTTCCGGATGGTCGAGCGCGGGCGGCTGCCAGCAATGCCCGGAGGCGGTGGCAGTTTCTGCCATGTGCGCTCGGTGGTTCGCGCGCACGTCGCGGCGGTCGATCGGGGGCGGGCGGGGGCGAACTACCTGCTCGGTGGTGCCGATTCGAGTTACATCGGCCTGGCGCGTGCGATTGCCAAGCTGATGAAGGTGCCGGTCAGGCCGCGTTCCCTGCCATTGCCGGCATTGCGTGCGCTGGCGCGGCTCGACGAGCTGATGTCACCGTTGCTGCGTCGCGAACCGGAGCTGACGGTGGATGCGATCGAGCTGTTGTCGACCACGCTCTACTGCCGGAATGCCAAGGCAGTCGCCGAGCTTGGCTATGAACCGCTACCGCTGGTGACGCTGCTGGAGGACTGCCATCGCTGGATGACCGCCAGTGGCCGCCTCAAGTCAGGTGCAACTGAAACCTGA